The nucleotide sequence TCGTCGACGGACATGCCCAACTCATGGGCGACGGCGGCCGCGGCGAGCGCGTTCGACACGTGGTGCTCACCGTACAGCCGCAGCGTCACGTCCCTGCACCCGGAGGGTGTTCGAAGCAGGAACGCGGCCTGTCCGGTGGCTGTGAGCCGGACGTTCTCTGCCCGTACGTCTGCTTCGTCGGACTCTCCGAAGAAAACTGTTCGAGCCTTGGTGCGGGATCTCATCGCGCTGACGAGCGGGTCGTCGGCGTTCAGGACGGCAACTCCGCCCGCCTCGGCGGAGGGCAGCGCCTCGACCATCTCGCCCTTCGCGACGGCGATGTTCTCGCGGCTGCCGAACTCGCCGATGTGGGCGCTGCCGACGTTCAGGACGAGACCGATGCGCGGCGGGACAAGTCCGGTGAGGTAGCGGATGTCCCCGATGTACCGCGCACCCATCTCCAGGACGAGGTAGCGGGTGTCCTCGACGGCCCGCAGGGCGGTGATCGGCAGCCCGATCTCGTTGTTGAGGTTGCCGTCGGGCCAGACCGTGGGCCCGCTCCGCTGGAGGAGCTGGGCGATCAGGTCCTTGGTGCTGGTCTTGCCCGCGGACCCGGTGAGGGCGACGACGGTGGCACCGAGGCGTTCCACCACGGTGTTGGCGAGGCGGCCGAGGGCCTGGACGACATCGTCGACGACGATGGCGGGCACCCCGACGGGCCGGGTGGCCAGCACGGCCACCGCGCCCGCCTCGACGGCGCCGCGCGCGTAGTCGTGGCCGTCGACCCGCTCCCCGGCGAAGGCGGCGAACAGACTGCCGCTCTCCACCTTTCGGGAGTCGTAGACGACGGGTCCCGTGACGCGTACGGCCGGATCCGGTATGTCGTGGGACTGCCCGCCGACGATGGCGGCGATCTCGGCGATGGAGAGGGCGATCACTGGGTCATCCCTGACTGTTGTTCTCGTGACGACTGTGGTTCTCGTGACGGAGAGAGTTCTCGATGGCGGCGCGCAGGACCTGACGGTCGTCGAAGGGGCGTACCACTCCCGCGATGTCCTGGCCCTGCTCGTGGCCCTTGCCCGCGACCAGTACGGTGTCGCCCGCCTCGGCGAGTGCCACCACGGCGGCGACGGCCGATTCCCGTTCGGCGTCGACGAGTACGGAGCCGCGTTCGTGGATGGGTACTTCGGCCGCGCCGGCGAGCATCGCTGCGATGATCGCGAGGGGGTCCTCGGAGCGCGGGTTGTCGGAGGTCAGTACGGCGGTGTCGGCGAGCCGGGCGGCTGCCGCGCCCATGGCGGCGCGCTTGTACTGGTCGCGGTCGCCGCCGCAGCCGAGGACGATGTGCAGCTTGCCCTCGGTGACCTTGCGCAGGGAGCGCAGGACGGATTCGACGGCGTCCGTCTTGTGCGCGTAGTCGACGACGGCGAGATACGGCTGTCCCGCGTCCACGCGCTCCAGGCGGCCCGGTACGCCGGGGACGGCGGCGACGCCGTCGGCGGCCGTCTGCGGGTCGATCCCGGCGACGGCCAGGGTGACCACGGCGGCGAGGGTGTTCGCGACGTTGAAGGGGCCGGGCAGCGGGGCCTCGGCGCTGATCCGCTCGCCCTTGGGGCCCACGACGGTGAAGGCCGAGCGGTGGGAGCCCACTTCGACCTTCTCGGCGCGCCAGTCGGCGTCCGGGTGTCCCTCGGCCGAGAAGGTCGTGATGGGCACGCTTGCCTCGTCGACGAGCCTGCGGCCGTACTCGTCGTCGTAGTTGACCACGCCGACCTTGCTGAGCCGGGGGGTGAACAGCTGGGCCTTGGCCTGGAAGTAGTCCTCCATGCCGGAGTGGAACTCCATGTGCTCCGGGCTGAGGTTGTTGAAGACGGCGACGTCGAAGACACAGCCGTCGACCCGGCCGAGCACCAGCGCGTGGCTGGAGACCTCCATGGCGACCGAGTCGACCCCGCGCTCACGCATGACGGCGAAGAGCGCCTGCAGGTCGGTGGCTTCGGGGGTGGTGCGCTCGGACTTGATGGCCTCGTCGTCGATCCGCATCTCGACGGTGCCGATCAGCCCGGTGCGGTGCCCCGCGCCGCGCAGACCGCCTTCGACGAGGTACGCCGTCGTGGTCTTGCCCGAGGTGCCGGTGATGCCGATCTGCAGCAGGTCACGGCCGGGGTGCCCGTAGATCCCCGCGGCGAGTTCGCCCATGCTGCCCCGGGGGTCGGGGACGACCAGGACCGGCAGTCCGGTGGCGGCGGCGCGCTCGGCGCCCGCCGGGTCGGTCAGTACGGCGGTGGCCCCGAGGTCGGCCGCCTGCGCGGCGAAGTCGGCTCCGTGGAAGCGGGCGCCGGGCAGCGCCGCGTACACGTCCCCCTGGCGTACCGCCCGCGAGTCGTGGGTGATGCCGGTGACCTCCCCTTCGCCGAACGCGTCTGTGAGGCCCAGCCGGGCTGCCAGTTCCGCGAGCGGGGTGGGGCGGACCCTGTCAGGACGAGGCGTCCCGGGATGGCTCACAAGGGTGTCCTTCGGGGCGGTTCGAAGCTGATCAGCGTGTGGCACGGCGGTGAGCGTACCGGGCGTGGCCGTCCCGGGGCCAAGTCCGCCCTGAGGGGTCTCGGTCGGGTCGGGTCGGTTCCCGGAATCGGAGGTGATGGTTGTCACTGGGCTTTCCCTGGAGTCACTGGCCGGGTGGGGGTCCGCCGGTCTAGAAGGTGACCGGCAGGCGGACCGGTTTGCTGCCGGTCGGGGGGACCTGGAGGGTCTTGAGCGAGAACTCCATGACCTTCTTGTAGATGGGACCGCAGATCGATCCGCCGAAGTACGCGCCGCTGGTGGGGTTCTGGATCGCGCAGTAGACGGTGATCTGCGGGTTGTCGGCGGGTGCGAAGCCGGCGAAGGACGCGGTGTAGCCCTTGTAGACGCCGAGTTTGGGATCCACCCTGTTGGCGGTTCCGGTCTTGCCCGCCACCCGGTAGCCGGGGATCTTCGCCGCCGTACCGGTGCCCTCCTGGTCGCCGACGACCGATTCGAGCATCGTGGAGACGGTCTTGGCGGTGCTGTCGCTGACGACGCGGGTCTTCTTCGGCGCGGGGGCCGGGGTGAAGCGCCCGTCGGGTCCGCGGGTGCCCCGGATCAGGGTGGGGGCGATCCGTACGCCGCCGTTGGCGATGGTCGAGTACACGGAGGCGGCCTGCATGGCGCTGAGCGACAGGCCCTGGCCGAACGGGATCGTGTACTGCTGCGAGGTGGACCAGTCCTGCGGCTTGGCGAGCAGCCCCTGGGTCTCGCCGGGGTAGCCGAGCCCGGTGGGCCGGCCGATGCCGAACTTGGTCAGGTACTTGTAGAGGACCTTGTTCGCCTCCGGCTGGGTGTCGCCCAGGTGTCCGGAGGCCTCGATGGTGCCGATGTTGCTGGACTTGGCGAGTACCCCGTTGAGCGTCAGGTTCCAGGTGGGGTGGTCGATGTCGTCGTGGAAGAGCCGGTCGCCGCGGTGCAGCCGGTTGGGCACGACGACATGGGTGAGCGGGGTGGCCTTCTTCTCCTCGATCACCGCGGACATCGACATGACCTTGCTGGTGGAGCCCGGCTCGTAGGCGTCCTGGAGCGCGGCGTTGCCCATGGCGGCCGAGCTGGCCTGGGAGAGGTCGTTGGGGTCGAACCCGGGGGCGTTGGCCATCGCGAGGACTTCCCCGGTCCTGGTGTTCTGGACCATCACGTAGCCCCGGTCGGCCTTGGACTTCTTCACCTGCTCGCTGATGGCCCGCTGGGCCTCCCACTGGATGTCCCTGTCGATGGTCAGCTCGACGTCGGAGCCCGGCACCGCGGGCTTCTCACGCGAACTGCCCGTGGGCACCCGGCGGCCGCCGGACTGGGTGTAGGTGACCTCGCCGTCGGCGCCGGCCAGTTGCTTGTCCAGCATGGACTCCACACCGCCGCCGCCGTGCCCTGACGCGTTGACGAAACCCAGTATCCCGGCGGCGAGATCGCCGTTGGGGTACACACGCTTGGTGGTCGGCTCCTGGAGGACACCGGCCAGTACGTTCACTGCGGGGCGGCCGGAGAGCGCGTCCTTGCTCGCCTTCTGTGCCAGGACGCCCTTGAGGTCGCTGATCTGGTTCCAGACCTGCGGCGTCTGCCGCCGGGCGAGCACCGTGTAGCGGGACTTGGGCGCCTTGAGCTTCTTCACCATCTCGGTGGGGTCGGCGCCCAGGATCGGCGCGAGGAGCGCCGCCGCCTGCTCGGGGGCGTCCGGCGCCTTGCTGGCCTTGGGGGTGAACATCGACGGGTCGGCGGTGATGTCGTACGCGTCGTCGCTGGTGGCGAGCGGGACCCCGGAGCGGTCGGTGATCTCGCCGCGCTCGGCGGCGATCGTGTGGTGCAGGAAGCGGTTCTTGTCGGCCTTGGCGGCGTACGCGCTGGCGTCGACGGCCTGCACCTGGAGCAGCCGTACGACGAAGACCAGCATCACGAGGGTCAGGCCGAGGCTGACCAGGCGCAGCCGGGGGCGCGGGCTGCCGAGTTGGATACGGCGCGGGGCGCGGCTTCCCTGGCGCGGCCGGCCGGCCGGGTGGCCCGTGGGCCGGGCCGTCGGGCGGGCGCCGCCGACGGGGCGCGCACCGCCCCGTGGCCGTGCGGGTCCTGGCACCCTGCGGCGCGGTGGTTCCTTGGAGGGCACTGCGTCACCTGCCGGAGGTCGTCGGGGCCTGGGCTGCCGGTTTCAGCGGTTGGCCCTGGCCGGTGGCTGACGGGGAGACGGTGGCCGTCGGGGCGGCGGCCTGTCCCGTGGGCGGTGCGGCGGGCGGGCCGGAGCGCGCCGGGGCCGGTGTGCTAGCGGTGGACGCCTGCGCTGACGGGGCGGGCGGCGCCGGCGGGGCCTGCACCACGACGGACTGCTGTACGGGCGGCAGCGGGGTGGCCTTGCCCGGCACGCCGTGGACCTTGCCGTCGGGGCCGAGGAAGGCGGGGCTGCCGCCGGGCACCATGCCGAGCTCCCGGGCCCTGCGGGCCAGCGCGTCGGGCGCCGAGTAGTCGTCCACGTCGCGCTGGAGCGCCTGCTGCTCGTCGGTGAGGTCGGTGGTCTGCTTCTTGAGCTTGCTCAGCCTGAACGATCCTTCGTTGAGGGAGGAGTTCAGCAGCAGCAGGGCGATCAGACCGCCGCCCAGCAGCAGGACGACCAGCAGGACGAAGGGCGTGCGCGCCGCCTGTCCCGAGCCGGACGGCATCATCCGGGCGAGCCGGCCGGCCCGCCCCTTCAGCTGCCTGGCAGCTCCGCTCACAGTGCGTCCTCCCGGATCCGCTGCGCCCCCCGCAGCCGGGCGGGGGCCGCCCTGCGGTTCTCGGCGACCTCTTCCTCCGTCGGCAGTTCGGCGCCGCGGGTGAGCAGTTTGAGGCGGGGCTGGTAGCGCTCGGGGACCACCGGCAGCCCCGGCGGCGCCGTGTTGGCGGCGCCCGCCGCGAAGACCTGCTTGACCAGCCGGTCCTCCAGCGAGTGGTACGACAGGACGGCGATGCGGCCGCCGACGGCGAGGGTCTTCACCGCTGCGGGTACGGCCCGTTCCAGTACGGACAGCTCGCCGTTGACCTCGATGCGCAGCGCCTGGAAGGTGCGTTTGGCGGGGTTGCCGCCGGTGCGCTTGGCGGCCTGCGGCAGGGCGTCGCGGATCAGTTCGACCAGCCGGGCGCTGCGGGTGAAGGGTTCCTTGTCCCGTTCGCGTACGACCGCGGAAACGATCCGCTTGGCCTGCTTCTCCTCGCCGTACTGGCGCAGGATCCGCACGAGTTCGCCGGGTGGGTAGGTGTTGAGCACCTCGGCGGCGCCGGGCCCGGTCGTCTGGTCCATCCGCATGTCGAGCGGCGCGTCGTGGGCGTAGGCGAAGCCGCGGTCAGCCTCGTCCAGCTGCATGGACGAGACGCCCAGGTCGAACAGGACGCCCTGGACGCGGGGGATCTCCAGCCGGTCGAGCACGTCGGGCAGCTCGTCGTAGACGGCGTGCACGAGGGTGGCCCGTTCGCCGTACGGGGCGAGCCGTTCGCCGGAGAGCCGCAGCGCCTCCTTGTCGCGGTCCAGGGCGACGAGCCGGGCGGAGGGGAAGGTGGAAAGCAGCGCCTCACTGTGGCCGCCGAGGCCGAGGGTGCAGTCGACGACGACCGCGCCCGGCTGGGCGAGAGCGGGGGCCAGCAGGTCAAGGCACCGCCGGAGCATCACTGGGACGTGTCGCTCGCTGCGCTCGCTCAATGCGCCCTCTCAGGTCCGGCGCGGTCGTACGTGCCGCCGGGTCCCCGCCCGCTCAGAAGGGGAGTGATCCGCCGGCGCCGCAAAGGGCGTCGGCCGACCGCCGAGCGGGAGAGGGCCGAGCCGCACGTACGCCGCACACGCGGGGACAATCGGGATGTGTTCGGGATGTGTCCGTGAACTTCGCGTCACTTTAGTCCACTCGTCCTTCCGGTCAATCAACCGGCCAGCGCGTCGCACGGGTCACGCGCCACAACCGAACAAACGGTCTTTTTCACCCGTTCGGATGAGTGGTGCTGGCCCTTGTGGGTTAGGTCACAACAATGCCCGTTGACGTTCTTTGTCCTGGTCCCACAGCGGGCTTCGACCCCTGATGGCCATTACCGTCATAGGTATGTCGACTTCCGCACACCTGCCCGCAGAGACCGCAGAGACCCCTGAGACCTCCGCCGGTCCGGCCCGCACCGGCGGTACGGTCACCGACCGGCTCATAGAGGCGAACAACCACTATGCCGCCAGGTTCCAGGACCCCGGCATGGACGCGCGGCCCGTGCTGCGGGTCGCCGTGGTGGCCTGCATGGACGCAAGGCTCGACCTGCACGCCGCCCTCGGCCTCGAACTGGGCGACTGCCACACCGTCCGCAACGCGGGCGGCGTGGTGACCGACGACGTCATCCGCTCACTCACCATCAGCCAGCGGGCGCTCGGGACGCGCAGCGTGGCGCTGATCCACCACACCGGCTGCGGCATGCAGACCATCACCGAGGAGTTCCGGCACGAGCTGGAGCTGGAGGTCGGCCAGCGGCCGGTCTGGGCCGTCGAGGCGTTCGCCGACGTGGAACAGGACGTCCGGCAGTCGATGCAGCGCGTAAGGACCTCACCGTTCCTGCCGCACACGGACGATGTGCGCGGTTTCGTCTTCGACGTCACGACGGGGCTCATGACGGAGGTCGACCCGGCCGGGTGAGCCGGGGAAATCGCCCCGCCATGGGCCTGGGAGGCATTCCCGTGGCACCAAAAAAGCGGCGAAATCGACAAATCCCCCTCTTTTATCCACAGGCGAGTGACACGAAGCGGTAACGGCAACAAGAATGCGTGTGTGACAGCCGCCCCGGAACATTCCGGGGCCGGCGTCCGTATCTTGGGGTGGGCCGGGCCGTCTGTTGAGCTCCGGTCCGTATGAACGGGCCGAGGAGGGCCGGGTGACGACCTATGACGATCGAGCGAGCCTCACTGATCTGACCACCACAGCGGAGCGTGTCCGCACATCGGTGGAGGGTGTGATCGAGGGCAAGCCAGAGGTCGTACGGCTTTCGCTGACCGTGCTGCTCGCCGAGGGACACCTGTTGATCGAGGATGTCCCCGGCGTGGGCAAGACCATGCTGGCGAAGGCGCTCGCACGTTCCATCGACTGTTCGGTGCAGCGAATCCAGTTCACCCCCGATCTGCTGCCCTCGGACATCACGGGAGTGTCCATCTACGACCAGCAGCGCAGGGACTTCGAGTTCAAACCGGGCGCGATCTTCGCGCAGATCGTGATCGGCGACGAAATCAACCGCGCCTCGCCGAAGACGCAGTCGGCGCTGCTGGAGTCCATGGAGGAGCGCCAGGTCACCATCGACGGGCAGACGTACGAACTGCCCAGCCCCTTCATGGTGGTGGCCACCCAGAACCCGGTGGAGATGGAGGGCACGTACCCGCTGCCCGAGGCACAGCGCGACCGTTTCATGGCCCGGGTGTCGATCGGCTATCCGAGCGCCGAGGCGGAGCTGCAGATGCTGGACACGCACGGCGGGATCTCCCCGCTGGACGACCTCCAGCCGGTGGCGCACGCGCACGAGATCGTGAAGCTGATCGACGCGGTGCGCACCGTCCATGTGGCCGACGCCGTACGGCGCTACGCGGTGGAGCTGGTCGGGGCGACCCGCAGCCACCCGGACCTGCGGCTGGGGGCCTCACCGCGCGCGACGCTCCATCTGCTGCGCGCGGCGAAGGCGTCGGCGGCGCTGAGCGGCCGGGACTACGCCCTGCCCGACGACGTACAGGCGCTGGCGGTCGCCGTGCTGGCGCATCGGCTGCTGCCCACCGCCCAGGCCCAGCTCAACCGCAGGACCGCCGAGCAGGTCGTGCTGGAGATCCTTCAGCAGACGCCGGTGCCCACCGCGGACGGCGGCCGGGTGACGGCGGGCAGACCGGCTCCCGCGGGGCCGGCCTACGGCCAGCAGCCGCCCGGCGTCCGGCGGTTGTGATGACGTCGGCCGACCCCGTCACGACGGCGGGCGAGCAGGACAAGGGCGGCCTGCGCGTGGCCCTGGGCGGACTGACCACCCGGGGCCGGTCGTTCTTCGCCGCGGGCATCGCGGCGGCCGTCTGCGCCTACGTCCTCGGCCAGTCCGACCTGCTGCGCGTGGGGCTGCTGCTCGCCGTGCTGCCGCTGGTCTGTGTCGCCGTGCTCTACCGCACCCGCTACCGGGTGGCGGGCAGCCGCCGGCTCACGCCCTCCCGGGTGCCGGCGGGGTCGGAGGCGCGGGTGCATCTGCGGATGGACAACGTGTCCCGGCTGCCCACCGGACTGCTGATGCTCCAGGACCACGTCCCGTACGTGCTGGGCCCGCGACCGCGCTTCGTGCTCGACCGGGTGGAGGCGGGCGGGCGCCGCGAGGTGTCGTACCGCGTCCGCTCGGACCTGCGCGGGCGCTATCCCCTCGGCCCGTTGCAGTTGCGGCTGAGCGATCCGTTCGGGATGTGCGAACTGACCCGTTCCTTCAGCGCGTACGACACCCTGACCGTCATCCCCCGCACCGAGGCGCTGCCTTCGGTACGGCTCGCCGGTGAGGCGTCGGGGTACGGCGACGGCCGGCAGCGGTCCCTGTCGCTCGCCGGGGAGGACGACGTGATCCCCCGCGGCTACCGGCACGGCGACGATCTGCGCCGGGTCCACTGGCGCTCCACCGCCCGCTACGGCGAGCTGATGGTGCGCCGCGAGGAGCAGCCGCAGCGCGCCCGATGCACGGTGCTGCTGGACACCAGACGGGTCGCCTACCAGGGCGCCGGACCGGACTCGGCCTTCGAGTGGGCCGTGTCGGGCGCGGCGTCCGCGCTGGTGCACATGCTGGAACGGGGCTTCGCCGTACGGCTGCTGACCGACACGGGCAGCTCCGTGCCGGGTGAGGGCGCCGACGGCTTCGCGGGCGCCACCCAGGAGTCGGCCGACTCGGCGGGGCTGATGATGGACACCCTCGCCGTCGTCGACCACTCCCCGGGCGAGGGGCTCTTCCCCTCGTACGACGTCCTGCGCCGTGGCACCGAAGGCCTGCTGATCGGCTTCTTCGGCGACCTCGACGACGAACAGGCGGGCGTGGTCGCCCGGATGAGGCAGCGCAGCGGCGCGGCCGTCGCCTTCGTGCTCGACAGCGAGGGCTGGACGCGGAGCCCGCCCGCGCAGGGGCAGAGCGACGAGCGGCTGCGGCTGCTGCGCGAAGCGGGCTGGACGGCGTTCGCCGTACCGGCCGGGGCCTCCCTGCCCGACCTGTGGCGGCAGGCCGCGCGCGAGCGCTCCGAATCGGGCGTCACAGGGCCGACAGCTTCCGGAGGATGGTCATGAGCGGACGCGGGAGGCTGGCGCTGTGCGCCTTCGCCGCCACGCTGATGGCGGCGGGCTCGATGCTGCCGCTGGTCGACACGGTCGGCTGGCTGTTCCAGGCCGCTTTCCTGCTGGCGGTCATCAGCGGGGTCGGCGCGCTGGCCAGGCGGGCACCGCTGGCCAGACTGGCGACGATCCTGGTGCAGGCCGTCGTCGGGCTGCTGGAGCTGACGGTCGTCTTCGCCCGGGACCAGGCGCCGCTCGGGCTGCTGCCGACGCCTGACGTCATCCGGCAGTTCGGCACGCTGCTGACGGCGGGCAGCGACGACGTCAGCCGGTTCGCCATACCGGCGCCCGCGACCGACGGCATCAAGCTGATGCTGATCGGCGGCGTCCTGGTGATCGGTCTCGCGGTGGACGCGCTGGCCGTGACGTTCCGCAGCGC is from Streptomyces sp. NBC_00370 and encodes:
- a CDS encoding beta-class carbonic anhydrase; its protein translation is MSTSAHLPAETAETPETSAGPARTGGTVTDRLIEANNHYAARFQDPGMDARPVLRVAVVACMDARLDLHAALGLELGDCHTVRNAGGVVTDDVIRSLTISQRALGTRSVALIHHTGCGMQTITEEFRHELELEVGQRPVWAVEAFADVEQDVRQSMQRVRTSPFLPHTDDVRGFVFDVTTGLMTEVDPAG
- a CDS encoding DUF58 domain-containing protein, which codes for MTSADPVTTAGEQDKGGLRVALGGLTTRGRSFFAAGIAAAVCAYVLGQSDLLRVGLLLAVLPLVCVAVLYRTRYRVAGSRRLTPSRVPAGSEARVHLRMDNVSRLPTGLLMLQDHVPYVLGPRPRFVLDRVEAGGRREVSYRVRSDLRGRYPLGPLQLRLSDPFGMCELTRSFSAYDTLTVIPRTEALPSVRLAGEASGYGDGRQRSLSLAGEDDVIPRGYRHGDDLRRVHWRSTARYGELMVRREEQPQRARCTVLLDTRRVAYQGAGPDSAFEWAVSGAASALVHMLERGFAVRLLTDTGSSVPGEGADGFAGATQESADSAGLMMDTLAVVDHSPGEGLFPSYDVLRRGTEGLLIGFFGDLDDEQAGVVARMRQRSGAAVAFVLDSEGWTRSPPAQGQSDERLRLLREAGWTAFAVPAGASLPDLWRQAARERSESGVTGPTASGGWS
- a CDS encoding AAA family ATPase; this encodes MTTYDDRASLTDLTTTAERVRTSVEGVIEGKPEVVRLSLTVLLAEGHLLIEDVPGVGKTMLAKALARSIDCSVQRIQFTPDLLPSDITGVSIYDQQRRDFEFKPGAIFAQIVIGDEINRASPKTQSALLESMEERQVTIDGQTYELPSPFMVVATQNPVEMEGTYPLPEAQRDRFMARVSIGYPSAEAELQMLDTHGGISPLDDLQPVAHAHEIVKLIDAVRTVHVADAVRRYAVELVGATRSHPDLRLGASPRATLHLLRAAKASAALSGRDYALPDDVQALAVAVLAHRLLPTAQAQLNRRTAEQVVLEILQQTPVPTADGGRVTAGRPAPAGPAYGQQPPGVRRL
- a CDS encoding FtsB family cell division protein produces the protein MSGAARQLKGRAGRLARMMPSGSGQAARTPFVLLVVLLLGGGLIALLLLNSSLNEGSFRLSKLKKQTTDLTDEQQALQRDVDDYSAPDALARRARELGMVPGGSPAFLGPDGKVHGVPGKATPLPPVQQSVVVQAPPAPPAPSAQASTASTPAPARSGPPAAPPTGQAAAPTATVSPSATGQGQPLKPAAQAPTTSGR
- a CDS encoding UDP-N-acetylmuramoyl-tripeptide--D-alanyl-D-alanine ligase, which translates into the protein MIALSIAEIAAIVGGQSHDIPDPAVRVTGPVVYDSRKVESGSLFAAFAGERVDGHDYARGAVEAGAVAVLATRPVGVPAIVVDDVVQALGRLANTVVERLGATVVALTGSAGKTSTKDLIAQLLQRSGPTVWPDGNLNNEIGLPITALRAVEDTRYLVLEMGARYIGDIRYLTGLVPPRIGLVLNVGSAHIGEFGSRENIAVAKGEMVEALPSAEAGGVAVLNADDPLVSAMRSRTKARTVFFGESDEADVRAENVRLTATGQAAFLLRTPSGCRDVTLRLYGEHHVSNALAAAAVAHELGMSVDEIAEALSEAGTLSRWRMEVTERSDGVTIVNDAYNANPESMKAALRALAAMGGASSATGGRTWAVLGPMAELGDEALAEHDAVGRLAVRLNVSKLVAVGGREASWLRLGAYNEGSWGEESVHVSDARAAVDLLRSELRPGDVVLVKASRSAGLEQVALALLETTSEGEVAGR
- a CDS encoding UDP-N-acetylmuramoyl-L-alanyl-D-glutamate--2,6-diaminopimelate ligase; translation: MSHPGTPRPDRVRPTPLAELAARLGLTDAFGEGEVTGITHDSRAVRQGDVYAALPGARFHGADFAAQAADLGATAVLTDPAGAERAAATGLPVLVVPDPRGSMGELAAGIYGHPGRDLLQIGITGTSGKTTTAYLVEGGLRGAGHRTGLIGTVEMRIDDEAIKSERTTPEATDLQALFAVMRERGVDSVAMEVSSHALVLGRVDGCVFDVAVFNNLSPEHMEFHSGMEDYFQAKAQLFTPRLSKVGVVNYDDEYGRRLVDEASVPITTFSAEGHPDADWRAEKVEVGSHRSAFTVVGPKGERISAEAPLPGPFNVANTLAAVVTLAVAGIDPQTAADGVAAVPGVPGRLERVDAGQPYLAVVDYAHKTDAVESVLRSLRKVTEGKLHIVLGCGGDRDQYKRAAMGAAAARLADTAVLTSDNPRSEDPLAIIAAMLAGAAEVPIHERGSVLVDAERESAVAAVVALAEAGDTVLVAGKGHEQGQDIAGVVRPFDDRQVLRAAIENSLRHENHSRHENNSQG
- the rsmH gene encoding 16S rRNA (cytosine(1402)-N(4))-methyltransferase RsmH, which encodes MLRRCLDLLAPALAQPGAVVVDCTLGLGGHSEALLSTFPSARLVALDRDKEALRLSGERLAPYGERATLVHAVYDELPDVLDRLEIPRVQGVLFDLGVSSMQLDEADRGFAYAHDAPLDMRMDQTTGPGAAEVLNTYPPGELVRILRQYGEEKQAKRIVSAVVRERDKEPFTRSARLVELIRDALPQAAKRTGGNPAKRTFQALRIEVNGELSVLERAVPAAVKTLAVGGRIAVLSYHSLEDRLVKQVFAAGAANTAPPGLPVVPERYQPRLKLLTRGAELPTEEEVAENRRAAPARLRGAQRIREDAL
- a CDS encoding peptidoglycan D,D-transpeptidase FtsI family protein, whose product is MPSKEPPRRRVPGPARPRGGARPVGGARPTARPTGHPAGRPRQGSRAPRRIQLGSPRPRLRLVSLGLTLVMLVFVVRLLQVQAVDASAYAAKADKNRFLHHTIAAERGEITDRSGVPLATSDDAYDITADPSMFTPKASKAPDAPEQAAALLAPILGADPTEMVKKLKAPKSRYTVLARRQTPQVWNQISDLKGVLAQKASKDALSGRPAVNVLAGVLQEPTTKRVYPNGDLAAGILGFVNASGHGGGGVESMLDKQLAGADGEVTYTQSGGRRVPTGSSREKPAVPGSDVELTIDRDIQWEAQRAISEQVKKSKADRGYVMVQNTRTGEVLAMANAPGFDPNDLSQASSAAMGNAALQDAYEPGSTSKVMSMSAVIEEKKATPLTHVVVPNRLHRGDRLFHDDIDHPTWNLTLNGVLAKSSNIGTIEASGHLGDTQPEANKVLYKYLTKFGIGRPTGLGYPGETQGLLAKPQDWSTSQQYTIPFGQGLSLSAMQAASVYSTIANGGVRIAPTLIRGTRGPDGRFTPAPAPKKTRVVSDSTAKTVSTMLESVVGDQEGTGTAAKIPGYRVAGKTGTANRVDPKLGVYKGYTASFAGFAPADNPQITVYCAIQNPTSGAYFGGSICGPIYKKVMEFSLKTLQVPPTGSKPVRLPVTF